The DNA sequence TACTTGTTCAGGCCAGGCTTGCTGTCCGTAACGAACAGCACGATGAGCCAGATGGCGCCAATAATGGGGATGAAACCGATCAGGAGGAACCAACCGCTCTTGCCCACATCATGCAGGCGGCGGGCGGCCACGGCCAGACTTGGCAGCAACAAGGCCAGCGCGTAAAGCGCGTAGATCGGCCCGTAGCCGGTGGTCGGGTCGGCCATGCCGGTCGCATTGTCCAGCACCATGGCCACCACGGTGAAGATGATGTGGAAGAGCACGAACATCC is a window from the Flavobacteriales bacterium genome containing:
- a CDS encoding DUF805 domain-containing protein, giving the protein MNWYLKVLKNYVGFKGRARRKEYWMFVLFHIIFTVVAMVLDNATGMADPTTGYGPIYALYALALLLPSLAVAARRLHDVGKSGWFLLIGFIPIIGAIWLIVLFVTDSKPGLNKYGPNPKEGIGA